A single Pan paniscus chromosome 21, NHGRI_mPanPan1-v2.0_pri, whole genome shotgun sequence DNA region contains:
- the YTHDF1 gene encoding YTH domain-containing family protein 1 isoform X1 gives MSATSVDTQRTKGQDNKVQNGSLHQKDTVHDNDFEPYLTGQSNQSNSYPSMSDPYLSSYYPPSIGFPYSLNEAPWSTAGDPPIPYLTTYGQLSNGDHHFMHDAVFGQPGGLGNNIYQHRFNFFPENPAFSAWGTSGSQGQQTQSSAYGSSYTYPPSSLGGTVVDGQPGFHSDTLSKAPGMNSLEQGMVGLKIGDVSSSAVKTVGSVVSSVALTGVLSGNGGTNVNMPVSKPTSWAAIASKPAKPQPKMKTKSGPVMGGALPPPPIKHNMDIGTWDNKGPVPKAPVPQQAPSPQAAPQPQQVAQPLPAQPPALAQPQYQSPQQPPQTRWVAPRNRNAAFGQSGGAGSDSNSPGNVQPNSAPSVESHPVLEKLKAAHSYNPKEFEWNLKSGRVFIIKSYSEDDIHRSIKYSIWCSTEHGNKRLDSAFRCMSSKGPVYLLFSVNGSGHFCGVAEMKSPVDYGTSAGVWSQDKWKGKFDVQWIFVKDVPNNQLRHIRLENNDNKPVTNSRDTQEVPLEKAKQVLKIISSYKHTTSIFDDFAHYEKRQEEEEVVRKERQNRNKQ, from the exons ATGTCGGCCACCAGCGTGGACACCCAG AGAACAAAAGGACAAGATAATAAAG TACAAAATGGTTCTTTACATCAGAAGGATACAGTTCATGACAATGACTTTGAGCCCTACCTTACTGGACAGTCAAATCAG AGTAACAGTTACCCCTCAATGAGCGACCCCTACCTGTCCAGCTATTACCCGCCGTCCATTGGATTTCCTTACTCCCTCAATGAGGCTCCGTGGTCTACTGCAGGGGACCCTCCGATTCCATACCTCACCACCTACGGACAGCTCAGTAACGGAGACCATCATTTTATGCACGATGCTGTTTTTGGGCAGCCTGGGGGCCTGGGGAACAACATCTATCAGCACAGGTTCAATTTTTTCCCTGAAAACCCTGCGTTCTCAGCATGGGGGACAAGTGGGTCTCAAGGTCAGCAGACCCAGAGCTCCGCGTATGGGAGCAGCTACACCTACCCCCCGAGCTCCCTGGGTGGCACGGTGGTTGATGGGCAGCCAGGCTTTCACAGCGACACCCTCAGCAAGGCCCCCGGGATGAACAGCCTGGAGCAGGGCATGGTTGGCCTGAAGATTGGGGACGTCAGCTCCTCCGCTGTCAAGACGGTGGGCTCCGTCGTCAGCAGCGTGGCACTGACTGGTGTCCTTTCTGGCAACGGTGGGACAAATGTGAACATGCCAGTTTCAAAGCCGACCTCGTGGGCTGCCATTGCCAGCAAGCCTGCAAAACCACAgcctaaaatgaaaacaaagagcgGGCCTGTCATGGGGGGTGCGCTGCCCCCTCCACCCATAAAGCATAACATGGACATTGGCACCTGGGATAACAAGGGGCCTGTGCCGAAGGCCCCAGTCCCCCAGCAGGCACCCTCTCCACAGGCTGCCCCACAGCCCCAGCAGGTGGCTCAGCCTCTCCCAGCACAGCCCCCAGCTTTGGCTCAACCGCAGTATCAGAGCCCTCAGCAGCCACCCCAGACCCGCTGGGTTGCCCCACGCAACAGAAACGCGGCGTTTGGGCAGAGCGGAGGGGCTGGCAGCGATAGCAACTCTCCTGGAAACGTCCAGCCTAATTCTGCCCCCAGCGTCGAATCCCACCCCGTCCTTGAAAAACTGAAGGCTGCTCACAGCTACAACCCGAAAGAGTTTGAGTGGAATCTGAAAAGCGGGCGTGTGTTCATCATCAAGAGCTACTCTGAGGACGACATCCACCGCTCCATTAAGTACTCCATCTGGTGTAGCACAGAGCACGGCAACAAGCGCCTGGACAGCGCCTTCCGCTGCATGAGCAGCAAGGGGCCCGTCTACCTGCTCTTCAGCGTCAATGGGAGTGGGCATTTTTGTGGGGTGGCCGAGATGAAGTCCCCCGTGGACTACGGCACCAGTGCCGGGGTCTGGTCTCAGGACAAGTGGAAGGGGAAGTTTGACGTCCAGTGGATTTTTGTTAAGGATGTACCCAATAACCAGCTCCGGCACATCAGGCTGGAGAATAACGACAACAAACCGGTCACAAACTCCCGGGACACCCAGGAGGTGCCCTTAGAAAAAGCCAAGCAAGTGCTGAAAATTATCAGTTCCTACAAGCACACAACCTCCATCTTCGACGACTTTGCTCACTACGAGAAgcgccaggaggaggaggaggtggtgcgCAAG GAACGGCAGAATCGAAACAAACAATAA
- the YTHDF1 gene encoding YTH domain-containing family protein 1 isoform X2, translating to MSDPYLSSYYPPSIGFPYSLNEAPWSTAGDPPIPYLTTYGQLSNGDHHFMHDAVFGQPGGLGNNIYQHRFNFFPENPAFSAWGTSGSQGQQTQSSAYGSSYTYPPSSLGGTVVDGQPGFHSDTLSKAPGMNSLEQGMVGLKIGDVSSSAVKTVGSVVSSVALTGVLSGNGGTNVNMPVSKPTSWAAIASKPAKPQPKMKTKSGPVMGGALPPPPIKHNMDIGTWDNKGPVPKAPVPQQAPSPQAAPQPQQVAQPLPAQPPALAQPQYQSPQQPPQTRWVAPRNRNAAFGQSGGAGSDSNSPGNVQPNSAPSVESHPVLEKLKAAHSYNPKEFEWNLKSGRVFIIKSYSEDDIHRSIKYSIWCSTEHGNKRLDSAFRCMSSKGPVYLLFSVNGSGHFCGVAEMKSPVDYGTSAGVWSQDKWKGKFDVQWIFVKDVPNNQLRHIRLENNDNKPVTNSRDTQEVPLEKAKQVLKIISSYKHTTSIFDDFAHYEKRQEEEEVVRKERQNRNKQ from the exons ATGAGCGACCCCTACCTGTCCAGCTATTACCCGCCGTCCATTGGATTTCCTTACTCCCTCAATGAGGCTCCGTGGTCTACTGCAGGGGACCCTCCGATTCCATACCTCACCACCTACGGACAGCTCAGTAACGGAGACCATCATTTTATGCACGATGCTGTTTTTGGGCAGCCTGGGGGCCTGGGGAACAACATCTATCAGCACAGGTTCAATTTTTTCCCTGAAAACCCTGCGTTCTCAGCATGGGGGACAAGTGGGTCTCAAGGTCAGCAGACCCAGAGCTCCGCGTATGGGAGCAGCTACACCTACCCCCCGAGCTCCCTGGGTGGCACGGTGGTTGATGGGCAGCCAGGCTTTCACAGCGACACCCTCAGCAAGGCCCCCGGGATGAACAGCCTGGAGCAGGGCATGGTTGGCCTGAAGATTGGGGACGTCAGCTCCTCCGCTGTCAAGACGGTGGGCTCCGTCGTCAGCAGCGTGGCACTGACTGGTGTCCTTTCTGGCAACGGTGGGACAAATGTGAACATGCCAGTTTCAAAGCCGACCTCGTGGGCTGCCATTGCCAGCAAGCCTGCAAAACCACAgcctaaaatgaaaacaaagagcgGGCCTGTCATGGGGGGTGCGCTGCCCCCTCCACCCATAAAGCATAACATGGACATTGGCACCTGGGATAACAAGGGGCCTGTGCCGAAGGCCCCAGTCCCCCAGCAGGCACCCTCTCCACAGGCTGCCCCACAGCCCCAGCAGGTGGCTCAGCCTCTCCCAGCACAGCCCCCAGCTTTGGCTCAACCGCAGTATCAGAGCCCTCAGCAGCCACCCCAGACCCGCTGGGTTGCCCCACGCAACAGAAACGCGGCGTTTGGGCAGAGCGGAGGGGCTGGCAGCGATAGCAACTCTCCTGGAAACGTCCAGCCTAATTCTGCCCCCAGCGTCGAATCCCACCCCGTCCTTGAAAAACTGAAGGCTGCTCACAGCTACAACCCGAAAGAGTTTGAGTGGAATCTGAAAAGCGGGCGTGTGTTCATCATCAAGAGCTACTCTGAGGACGACATCCACCGCTCCATTAAGTACTCCATCTGGTGTAGCACAGAGCACGGCAACAAGCGCCTGGACAGCGCCTTCCGCTGCATGAGCAGCAAGGGGCCCGTCTACCTGCTCTTCAGCGTCAATGGGAGTGGGCATTTTTGTGGGGTGGCCGAGATGAAGTCCCCCGTGGACTACGGCACCAGTGCCGGGGTCTGGTCTCAGGACAAGTGGAAGGGGAAGTTTGACGTCCAGTGGATTTTTGTTAAGGATGTACCCAATAACCAGCTCCGGCACATCAGGCTGGAGAATAACGACAACAAACCGGTCACAAACTCCCGGGACACCCAGGAGGTGCCCTTAGAAAAAGCCAAGCAAGTGCTGAAAATTATCAGTTCCTACAAGCACACAACCTCCATCTTCGACGACTTTGCTCACTACGAGAAgcgccaggaggaggaggaggtggtgcgCAAG GAACGGCAGAATCGAAACAAACAATAA